A window of the Polaribacter batillariae genome harbors these coding sequences:
- a CDS encoding adenylate kinase — translation MSSIIKLHDLYFKPFISENEIKSIVKYLAKKVKRDLPKDEVPIFVGILNGCFLFAADFIREFEGNCEVSFVKLASYQGTSSTENVKELVGINEDLTGRTVIILEDIIDTGTTLQEIYNIFKNKNVKQLKVASLFFKPDVFRKELPINYIGKSIEDKFIVGYGLDYKGLGRNYSEIYQLSTPPKMKNIVLFGPPGAGKGTQATFLKDMYNLVHISTGDVFRFNIKNETELGLLAKKYMDEGDLVPDEVTINMLKAEVEKNADANGFIFDGFPRTQSQAEALDAFLADKGEQINGMVALEVPEDLLVERLLERGKTSGRTDDTDEAKIRNRFNEYNTKTAVLKDYFEAQNKYYGINGVGSIEEITQRIAKVFNKL, via the coding sequence ATGAGCAGTATTATAAAACTTCACGATTTATATTTTAAACCTTTTATTTCAGAAAACGAAATTAAAAGTATCGTAAAATATCTGGCAAAAAAGGTAAAAAGAGATCTTCCTAAAGACGAAGTACCTATTTTTGTGGGTATTTTAAACGGATGCTTTTTATTTGCTGCCGATTTTATTAGAGAGTTTGAAGGAAATTGCGAAGTCTCTTTTGTAAAATTAGCTTCTTACCAAGGAACCTCTTCAACCGAAAATGTAAAAGAATTGGTGGGCATAAATGAAGATTTAACAGGACGAACCGTTATTATTTTAGAAGATATTATAGATACAGGAACTACGCTCCAAGAAATTTATAATATCTTTAAAAACAAGAATGTAAAACAATTAAAAGTGGCTTCTTTATTCTTTAAACCAGACGTTTTTAGAAAAGAGTTGCCCATAAATTATATCGGAAAAAGTATCGAAGATAAATTTATTGTAGGTTATGGATTAGACTACAAGGGTTTAGGAAGAAATTATTCAGAAATATATCAATTATCAACACCACCAAAAATGAAAAACATCGTATTATTTGGCCCTCCAGGAGCAGGAAAAGGAACACAAGCAACATTTTTAAAAGACATGTACAATTTGGTACACATTTCTACAGGAGATGTATTCCGTTTTAACATTAAAAATGAAACAGAATTGGGTTTATTAGCCAAAAAATATATGGATGAAGGCGATTTAGTACCAGATGAAGTTACCATAAATATGCTAAAAGCCGAAGTAGAAAAAAATGCAGATGCCAATGGTTTTATTTTCGATGGTTTTCCAAGAACACAATCGCAAGCAGAAGCTTTAGACGCTTTTTTAGCCGATAAAGGAGAACAAATAAACGGAATGGTTGCTTTAGAAGTACCAGAAGATTTATTGGTAGAGCGTTTGTTAGAAAGAGGAAAAACTAGCGGAAGAACAGACGATACTGATGAAGCTAAAATTAGAAACCGTTTTAACGAATATAACACAAAAACTGCCGTTTTAAAGGACTATTTCGAAGCTCAAAATAAATATTATGGAATAAATGGTGTAGGTTCTATTGAAGAAATTACACAACGTATCGCAAAAGTATTTAATAAATTGTAA
- the obgE gene encoding GTPase ObgE: MTEGNFVDYIKIYASSGKGGQGSVHLHREKFITKGGPDGGDGGRGGHIILRGDKNMWTLFHLKFKRHFRAENGGAGSASRSTGHDAKDIYIDVPLGTIVRDADTDEILHEITEDQKEVILLPGGKGGLGNWHFKSSTNQTPRYAQPGIDGQDGWFRIELKLLADVGLVGFPNAGKSTLLSVLTAAKPKIADYAFTTLKPNLGIVEHRNHQTFVIADIPGIIEGAAEGKGLGHRFLRHIERNSALLFLIPADSDDINKEYEILLNELKKHNSELLDKDRLLAISKSDMLDNELITEIKQDLPKGIETIFISSVAEIGLQELKDKLWKMLN, encoded by the coding sequence ATGACTGAAGGAAATTTTGTCGACTACATAAAAATATACGCATCTTCTGGAAAAGGAGGGCAAGGTTCTGTGCATTTACACAGAGAAAAATTTATTACCAAAGGAGGCCCTGATGGTGGAGATGGTGGACGTGGAGGACACATTATTTTACGTGGAGACAAAAATATGTGGACGCTTTTTCACCTAAAATTTAAACGCCATTTTAGAGCAGAAAATGGTGGTGCTGGAAGCGCAAGCAGAAGTACTGGTCACGATGCCAAAGATATTTATATAGATGTACCTTTAGGAACAATTGTTAGAGATGCAGATACCGACGAAATTTTGCACGAAATTACCGAAGATCAAAAAGAAGTAATTTTATTACCTGGTGGAAAAGGCGGTCTTGGAAATTGGCATTTTAAATCTTCGACAAACCAAACTCCACGCTATGCGCAACCTGGAATTGACGGACAAGATGGCTGGTTTAGAATTGAATTAAAATTATTAGCAGATGTAGGTTTGGTTGGTTTCCCAAATGCCGGAAAATCGACATTATTATCGGTTTTAACTGCTGCAAAACCTAAAATTGCAGATTATGCTTTTACCACCTTAAAACCCAATTTAGGTATTGTTGAGCACAGAAATCATCAAACCTTTGTTATTGCAGACATTCCTGGAATTATAGAAGGTGCTGCTGAAGGAAAAGGATTAGGACATCGTTTTTTACGTCACATAGAACGTAATTCTGCTTTATTATTCTTAATTCCTGCAGATAGTGATGATATTAATAAAGAATATGAAATTTTGTTAAACGAACTAAAAAAACACAATTCAGAATTGTTAGATAAAGATCGTTTGTTGGCCATTTCTAAATCAGATATGTTAGATAATGAATTGATAACTGAAATAAAACAAGATTTGCCAAAAGGTATAGAGACTATTTTTATTTCTTCAGTAGCAGAAATTGGCTTACAAGAATTAAAAGATAAACTATGGAAGATGCTAAACTAA
- a CDS encoding helix-turn-helix domain-containing protein, producing the protein MPKKITLSIKEESVELRKLYESTTTELRRDRLKMLYYIKSGKYIYRNAIAKKLGRRPTTIGNWIKDYETGGLSNLLEIHSGGNNTVHISDRAKAYISKTLSNSDTTITSYIELQAHIAEDLSEMINYGALYAHCRRKHKSKLKVSRKSHYKKDPKAEMVFKKPRKHF; encoded by the coding sequence ATGCCAAAGAAAATTACCTTATCGATTAAAGAAGAATCTGTTGAATTGCGAAAACTATATGAGTCTACCACTACAGAATTACGAAGAGATCGTTTAAAAATGTTATACTACATAAAGTCCGGGAAGTATATCTATCGTAATGCAATCGCAAAGAAGCTTGGCAGACGTCCAACCACCATAGGCAATTGGATTAAAGACTATGAAACAGGAGGCCTTTCAAATTTATTAGAAATACATAGCGGAGGTAATAATACCGTTCATATTTCTGATAGAGCAAAAGCCTATATCTCCAAGACATTATCTAACAGCGATACCACCATAACTTCCTATATAGAGTTACAAGCTCATATAGCCGAAGATTTATCAGAGATGATAAATTATGGTGCACTTTATGCACATTGTAGGCGAAAACATAAGTCTAAGCTAAAAGTATCAAGAAAGTCACATTATAAAAAAGACCCGAAAGCCGAAATGGTTTTTAAAAAACCTAGAAAACACTTTTAA
- a CDS encoding IS630 family transposase has translation MKKTRKPKWFLKNLENTFKLFRTKLNKNNFESVNLFFQDESRFGLITKQKRVITAKGVKPIAKYKHSYQSKWLWGSFSPITGESFCMLTDTVCKDFFIEYLRDLSACNPLELKIVIIDNAAFHSTKDVKLPDNIILLPIPAYCPELNPAEKVWQYLKSKIAMKIYDTLDILESKIEHLVYQMDNKTIKSITGYEFYLKSFYNVFNV, from the coding sequence ATAAAAAAGACCCGAAAGCCGAAATGGTTTTTAAAAAACCTAGAAAACACTTTTAAATTATTTAGAACAAAACTAAATAAAAATAACTTTGAATCGGTCAATTTATTTTTTCAAGATGAATCTCGTTTTGGATTAATCACCAAACAAAAAAGAGTCATTACAGCTAAAGGCGTTAAACCTATAGCAAAGTACAAACATAGTTATCAGAGTAAATGGCTATGGGGAAGTTTTTCACCCATTACAGGTGAGAGTTTCTGCATGCTAACAGATACTGTGTGTAAAGACTTTTTTATTGAGTATTTAAGAGACTTAAGTGCCTGTAATCCTTTGGAACTAAAAATTGTAATTATTGACAATGCAGCTTTCCACTCTACTAAAGATGTAAAATTGCCTGATAATATTATCTTATTACCTATCCCTGCATATTGCCCTGAACTAAATCCAGCTGAAAAAGTTTGGCAATACCTTAAAAGTAAAATTGCAATGAAAATTTATGACACTTTAGATATACTAGAATCCAAAATAGAGCACCTAGTTTATCAAATGGATAATAAGACCATTAAGTCTATAACCGGATATGAATTTTATCTAAAATCTTTTTATAACGTTTTTAATGTTTAA
- the secDF gene encoding protein translocase subunit SecDF: MQNKGLIKLFAILFGLVSLYQLSFTFLANKVEEDAKVYAKQNAPDNDARQKAKFEKKYLDSVANKDVIDLGIAQYTYDDVRDKEMNLGLDLKGGINAILQVSVKEVLKSLSNDSKNEAFNKALENADERQKNSNATYLDLFFEEFEKVAGTTKLSDPSIFGTKALSDKISFNEDNFSVRETLQEEINSSIGTAFEVLRSRIDKFGVASPNIQRIGNSGRIQIELPGAKDIERVTKLITSKAELQFWEVYTNAEVQNFFFSANAKVTELLKDDSEVEQAKDSVKKDDIDDLLGETVDSTKVQKNLFTYLRPNIAQSQQQISSVVAEAKVADTARVNSLLKNKEVRDLLPNELRYAKFLWDYKSNKIDDGTEIISLYAIKSNRKDKPTIEGDVILDAAQVFDQLNKPEVSMTMNSSGTKQWAKMTADNVGNFVAVVLDDYVYTAPSVNQAITGGRTSISGGSMTVAEAEDIATVLKAGKLPAAARIIQAEVVGPSLGQEAIDASFLSFGLAIILVLLWMILYYGKAGLFADIALLVNILFIFGILASFNAVLTLPGIAGIILTIGMSVDANVIIFERIKEGLFGKKGLKQSVEEGFSVKGALSAIIDANITTLLTGIILYVFGSGPIKGFALTLMIGIATSLFTAVFITRILIDGAINRGTNLTFNTSISKGWFQNINVEFLKKRKIAYFISGAIILAGIVSIFSIGLKQGVDFKGGRSYVVRFDQDMSATEVAGTLKDAFGTAPEVKTYGSANQLKITTVYKIDEEGQEVDDAVQNTLYNGLKPYLGNTTYENFKPGFEKEGAGVMSYMKVEPTIADDIKTDALYAVFGSLLVVFLYILLRFRKISYSIGAVVAVFHDVLIVLGVFSITYNFMPFDMEIGQSFIAAILTVVGYSLNDTVVIFDRIREFVGDYKNRPLNENVDKAVSSTLGRTINTSLTTLLVMLAIFLFGGDSIKGFMFALIVGVIVGTYSSLFVATPIMYDSSKKEEKKK, translated from the coding sequence ATGCAAAACAAAGGACTCATTAAATTATTCGCTATTCTTTTTGGATTAGTGAGTTTATACCAATTATCGTTCACATTTCTAGCCAATAAAGTAGAAGAGGATGCGAAAGTGTACGCTAAACAAAATGCACCAGACAACGATGCTAGACAAAAAGCTAAATTCGAGAAAAAATATTTAGATAGCGTTGCCAACAAAGATGTTATCGATTTAGGTATCGCACAATATACCTACGATGATGTTCGAGACAAAGAAATGAATCTCGGTCTCGATTTAAAAGGTGGTATTAATGCCATTTTACAAGTTTCTGTAAAAGAAGTTTTAAAAAGTTTGTCTAACGACTCTAAAAACGAAGCGTTTAATAAAGCCTTAGAAAACGCAGACGAAAGACAAAAAAACAGCAATGCTACTTATTTAGATTTGTTTTTCGAAGAATTCGAAAAAGTTGCTGGCACTACAAAATTAAGCGATCCTTCTATCTTCGGAACAAAAGCTTTAAGCGATAAAATTTCTTTTAATGAAGATAATTTTTCTGTTAGAGAAACTTTACAAGAAGAAATTAACAGCTCTATTGGTACTGCTTTTGAAGTATTAAGAAGTAGAATTGATAAGTTTGGAGTTGCTTCTCCAAACATTCAAAGAATTGGAAATTCTGGTAGAATTCAAATTGAATTGCCAGGTGCAAAAGACATAGAACGTGTTACAAAATTAATTACAAGCAAAGCCGAATTACAGTTTTGGGAAGTCTATACAAATGCAGAAGTACAAAACTTTTTCTTTTCTGCAAATGCTAAAGTTACTGAATTATTAAAAGACGATTCTGAAGTTGAACAAGCAAAAGATTCTGTTAAAAAAGACGATATTGACGATCTTTTAGGAGAAACAGTAGATTCTACTAAGGTTCAAAAAAATCTATTTACTTATTTAAGACCAAACATCGCGCAATCTCAACAACAAATTAGCTCTGTTGTAGCAGAAGCAAAAGTAGCAGATACTGCAAGAGTAAATAGCTTATTAAAAAATAAAGAAGTTAGAGACTTATTACCAAACGAATTAAGATATGCAAAATTCTTATGGGATTATAAGTCTAATAAAATTGATGATGGTACAGAAATTATCTCTTTATATGCTATAAAATCTAACAGAAAAGACAAACCTACAATTGAAGGTGATGTTATTTTAGACGCTGCACAGGTTTTCGACCAATTAAATAAGCCAGAAGTTAGCATGACCATGAATAGTTCTGGAACAAAACAATGGGCAAAAATGACTGCAGACAATGTAGGTAATTTTGTTGCTGTTGTTCTAGACGACTATGTATATACTGCACCTTCCGTAAACCAAGCGATTACTGGTGGTAGAACTTCTATTTCTGGTGGAAGCATGACGGTTGCAGAGGCAGAAGACATTGCTACCGTTTTAAAAGCAGGTAAATTACCAGCAGCTGCAAGAATTATTCAAGCAGAAGTGGTGGGACCATCTTTAGGGCAAGAAGCAATTGATGCCAGTTTCTTATCTTTTGGTTTGGCAATCATCTTAGTGTTACTTTGGATGATTTTATATTACGGAAAAGCAGGTTTATTTGCAGATATTGCATTGCTTGTAAACATTTTATTCATCTTCGGAATATTAGCATCTTTCAACGCCGTTTTAACATTACCAGGTATTGCTGGTATTATCTTAACCATAGGTATGTCTGTAGATGCAAACGTAATTATCTTCGAAAGAATTAAAGAAGGTTTATTTGGTAAAAAAGGCTTAAAACAATCTGTGGAAGAAGGTTTCTCTGTAAAAGGAGCACTTTCTGCAATTATAGATGCAAACATTACGACCTTATTAACAGGTATTATTTTATATGTTTTTGGCTCAGGCCCTATTAAAGGTTTCGCCTTAACATTAATGATTGGTATTGCAACTTCTTTATTTACAGCAGTATTTATTACGCGTATCTTAATTGATGGCGCTATCAATAGAGGTACAAACTTAACTTTTAATACTTCTATCTCTAAAGGATGGTTCCAAAACATTAATGTAGAATTCTTAAAAAAACGTAAAATTGCATACTTCATATCTGGAGCAATTATTTTAGCAGGAATCGTTTCTATTTTCTCTATTGGCTTAAAACAAGGAGTAGATTTTAAAGGAGGCCGTTCTTATGTAGTTCGTTTCGACCAAGATATGAGCGCTACTGAAGTTGCTGGAACATTAAAAGATGCTTTTGGAACCGCTCCAGAAGTAAAAACATACGGAAGTGCAAACCAGTTAAAAATAACAACCGTTTATAAAATTGATGAAGAAGGGCAAGAAGTAGATGATGCTGTACAAAACACTTTATATAATGGATTAAAACCGTATTTAGGAAATACAACTTACGAAAACTTTAAACCAGGTTTCGAGAAAGAAGGTGCTGGTGTAATGAGTTATATGAAAGTAGAACCAACCATTGCAGATGATATTAAAACAGATGCATTGTATGCCGTTTTTGGCTCTTTGTTAGTAGTTTTCTTATACATCTTATTACGTTTTAGAAAAATATCTTACTCTATTGGAGCTGTAGTTGCCGTTTTTCATGATGTATTAATTGTATTGGGTGTATTCTCAATAACATACAATTTTATGCCTTTCGATATGGAAATTGGTCAATCTTTTATCGCCGCCATTTTAACGGTAGTGGGTTACTCCTTAAATGATACTGTGGTAATTTTCGATAGAATTAGAGAATTTGTAGGAGACTACAAAAACAGACCATTAAATGAAAACGTAGATAAAGCAGTTAGTTCTACTCTAGGAAGAACCATAAACACCTCTTTAACCACATTATTGGTAATGTTAGCTATCTTCTTATTTGGTGGAGATTCTATTAAAGGATTTATGTTCGCCTTAATTGTAGGGGTAATTGTGGGTACCTATTCATCGTTATTCGTGGCAACACCAATAATGTACGATTCGTCTAAAAAAGAAGAAAAGAAAAAATAG
- a CDS encoding energy transducer TonB: MQVLDTFVNFSSIDTYPSFKVCDSLIEKAQQEDCFRNTIHNKIGEELLKHEFTIKDSIFETVIVNLLINSKGNIELETIESSEIIKKELPELDSILKVSIRQIPIIYPAIKRGIPVTTKYRLPIQIQLKE; encoded by the coding sequence GTGCAAGTTTTAGATACATTTGTTAACTTTTCTTCTATAGACACGTATCCGTCTTTTAAAGTTTGCGATTCATTAATTGAAAAAGCTCAACAAGAAGACTGCTTTAGAAACACCATCCATAACAAAATAGGAGAGGAGTTGCTAAAACACGAATTCACAATAAAAGATTCCATTTTCGAAACTGTAATTGTTAATTTGCTAATAAATTCTAAAGGAAATATAGAATTGGAAACGATTGAATCTTCAGAAATTATAAAAAAAGAATTACCAGAGTTAGATAGTATTTTAAAAGTAAGTATTCGGCAAATTCCAATAATTTATCCCGCAATTAAAAGAGGTATTCCTGTAACTACCAAATATAGGTTGCCAATACAAATTCAGTTAAAAGAATAA